Part of the Henckelia pumila isolate YLH828 chromosome 2, ASM3356847v2, whole genome shotgun sequence genome is shown below.
CTATGAAATTCTATCTTTTAGTAGTCTAAGTTTCGTTTTGCATGGAATTTTGTGATCCATTTTACTTGTAAGGAGTACCTTTTGTGTTGTTATCAGTCTAGTACTCTAGTTGTAGGACTACTCATTCTTAAAAATTGATTGCTTGCACATATGGCcgtttaaaaacaaaaatgcaATTGTTCTTTTGGAAACATTTAAAATGCTTTCTATTGACTCTGCTGTTGATTTTCGTTTCCAGAGGTGGAGGTGGTGGGGGTAGAAAATGGCATGATGATGGTAGACGAACTAAGAAACTCAATTCTATTAAGGATTACATATCTTGTGCCAAGTTTCTGATTGAAAGGGAGATTGTTGAAGAAACCAAACTTGCAGGTTGGGGATACAGTGCTGGAGGATTGTTGGTTGCTTCAGCTTTGAACTTTTGTCCGGATTTATTCCGAGCTGCTATTTTAAAGGTGCACTCAGCTCTAAAATATGTTTctcattttatttgatttaaaatacAGGTACTTGATACTTTCGAACATGACAACAATGACAAGATGCTGTATAATTAATTCAGAAAACAATTTTTAATCGAAATATGCTCAGTAAGGGTTGGCACATCACCTATGATCCTGTTTCTTAAGTCTCCTTTTTTTTTCCATAATATTTTACTGAAATCTTGATGAATTTTAACCACTTCCTTAATGGTTAGGTCCCATTTTTGGATCCAACTAATACTCTTACGTATCCTGCGTTACCGTTGACACCTGTTGATTATGAAGAGTTTGGATACCCTGGAGATATCGAAGATTTTCGGGCTATACGTGAATTTTCACCCTATGATAATATCCGCAAAGACACATTATACCCTGCTGTCCTGGTGACATCATCTTTTAATACAAGGTAATTTCCatctttttgttattgtttttaattcCAGTTTTGAAGTTCTCTTGTATCGGTGAAATGAAAAAAACCTTTAGTGCAAGCTGATGGAAAAACTTATGGAGGATAAGAATCTTGAAACTGCTAAAGTAGGAATTTTTATTGTGAGTTGACCATTATTAACTgtggtttgaaatattttgcTGCTGTTAATCTACGTGGCTAACATATGTACTTTCCTCTCACCATTTGCTGACACTCTAATCATAAGGTTTGGAGTGTGGGAAGCGGCAAAATGGGTGGCACGTGTGCGGGAGTATTCTGTATACGATCCCAGACACCCTATGCTCCTTAATTTGACAGCAGACATTGTTGAGGAAAACAGATATTTGTATTCCAAGGAAGCAGCGATGGAGACTGCTTTCCTGATCAAGATGGTTGATTCTTAGTCATGATCTCGGGAAATCAAATCTGTTCATCAGTAGCCACTGAACTGTTTCATCTCAACCCGAGTATGGATTCTGCatctttcttgcaattttgtctCGAAGTTTGTCCCCGAAGGAGTATGGCATGTGGGCATGTGGCTTTCCTTCTTGATGCTGATGGTGATCATAGCTGTTTGGTGACTGGTTTAGTTTGATGGGGTGCATACTAGAAGGTTTGTTCCTTTTTCATATGAAACCGCCCCACTGTCAACAAACAGAAGTACCGTAACCTGTCAAGGCCATGAATGGTTTAGTGATAGCCGGGCAAGATACTAACAAAGCCAAGAGCTATGAGAAACCAAGTCAAGGTACCCACAACTCTTCCCTTGCTTCAAGGTCATGAGTCTATGAGTTCGGTATTTTGATCATGCCCAGTTACCAATTACCATCTCCTTTCCGGATATTCTTCTGTCGTTCGCCCTCTGTCTCTCTTCCTATGTGGTCATTTGTGTCTGGACTTTGATATGAGTCTCACCGTTGTAATTTGTTATGGTTTTTCTGGGTTCATATGGATGATGTAAATGTTTTTACATCACTATCCTTCTTTTACATGTATTACTCGTATTTGTGGAATTAATCCAGCTTTCTctgaaaacaaagaaacaaaacaaGAATATCTTGATTTAAGTGCATATCTAAATAATGGTTTCACCTGTCATCTACAGATCATTGTGGTCAATCCCATTGCAAAGTTGTTTTGCTGAACTAGGCTGCAATTTTGTCAATATTTTGGCCTATTTTTTatcctttatttatttatttatttatttattaaaatgtcCGTGAGAGAAATAATTTTTGTTTCGATCAAAATAAATGTtactgtatttttttttaaaaataaataaataaatgttacCGTTTGATAACacattgttattgttgttgttgttgttgttattattattattattaacataataaaattatgatcATTTATTATGATTGTTCAAAATCGAATTAAAACTGAAAGTGATACTGCGGGATAGATGAAATTGATTAAGGTAAGATAAAGATGTAACTTCTGGGAAAATCATACCAAACAAAGCATGGATTATACTTTGTTTTGCTTGAAAATTGCACCATGCAAATTGCAATGTgacttttgtttaattttgtttCAACAAAGGCACTATTTTGTATTTTTGTTGCAGATTGCATGttaatatacgatcaatcgtcGAGTTACTAATGTATCAAAATATCTATTTTTAACccaaaaaaaatctaattttaattgTGGATAATGCACTTTTAAATAGAAAATATACAGTTTAGTAAATTAGAATATATCATATGATtctagcttttttttttttccaaataagaTTATAttattctttttaattaaaaGAAAAGATTTGTAGTATTTTGTGgacgataaaaaaataaaaagtgagGAAGGAAACAGTAGATTATATTCCAAAAATACCCCTCGGGTTTTCAACAAAAGCAATCAAATTGAAATTGCCTAAGAGGCAGTTGTGTAATACTGTAATTTCACATCACTGATCCAGACCCGGATAACCGCCATCCCGTTGCCGTTTAAATTCAAATTCGAAACACTGTAAAAGAAGAATCGAATCGAATCGAAACCATCTCCCTTTCAACAGAAAGCAAAATCTACCCATCTAACGAGAGCTCCACGAAAATGGAGTCGCGAAATCGGAAACCAAATGCAGATTCTTCGCCGTTGCCAAACCCTCCAGCTACTTCAGTCTTCAGAGATTTGTCCAATTTCAGAACCCCGAAGAATCATCCGAGAATCCCCAAATTCCCGTCTTCACCTTCTTCTCACCAATCCCAGTACTTCACCACTTCGAGAAAAACCCCGTCATCCTCTTCCCGTAGCTGCTTTAAAACCTCTGCCTTGAAATCGAAGGCCGCGCGTAAACTTAAGGCTGTTGAAATTGAGCAGCTCAAATCTGCTCGAAAAGTTCAAATGGAGAAGGAAAAATCACTTCGAAGTCTCTCCAAATCACTAACTGTGTGGCTCAATTTTTTGTATGAGGACCCTATATCATGTGAATGTGATACAGCGAAGATTACTGGAGAATTTGATGCTTCCCGTCAAGTTGGTGTCACCAAGGACTCTCTAGTGAATAATGGAAAGAGGGACATCGGGCCATCACATGAAGTGGGAGTTGATGGACCATGGCGAGGCCCGAAGAGGCAGAGATTGTCGTGGAGAGGCGAAGAGAGCGAAGAGGGGGAAGGAATTTCAGATTCAATGTTATCTGGATTGAGGAATTCACTGCAGGAGATATGTAGTTTTGAAGATCTGAAGACTAGAATGAGGATGCATCTGAGTTTGGCTAGTTGCAAAGAGATCTTTGTCGCAATGTCTCAAGTAACAAAGGTCTGATTTTGGTTTTCTCAGAAGTGATTGTTGATGTTTTTAaatggtattttaattttatatgcgTTCTGATTTGTTGGATAGAATAACAAGCTTATTTTGATACGAACTGGCATATAATGGAATGCCTTAAATTAGTTTAAGGGCGTTTTGATTTTAGAAAGTTGCACTCTATGAGTGATGAGCGCCGTCATTACACATGGTTTTCATTGTTGAATGGTGTATttatgaataatttttattcaagAATAGTTGACTATGGAAGTTCCAGTCTAGAAATGTTAATTCTTACATCTAATCCAAAGAATTGGGTTGTTTAATGTCTCGCCAATTAGATATTATAGATTTGGGTTATGTATGATTATCATGGCATTTTCCTATGTGCCCGATCCGATAATATGTTGTAGAATGACTATCTATCTGTGATTGCACTCAGTAATGGCAGGTGAAATATCCACCAAGAGTGCACCGTTTTTCTTGAGGTGTGGAATGAGGAACATATGCATGTGGAAATCTTTCTGTATAAGTGtaaaatcaaaacaaccaaTTTTGATTCTTAATTTGAGTGAATTTTTGTTGAAGTTGTATGTTTTTGTGCTCAATGTCCTCCCAGTCCTAGTGGCCAGTTATCTTACATCTTCTATCATTTGTccttttcagattattgatgaTGGACGATTAAAAATGAGGGCAAATTGCCCCATAGTTAGTGATGTTGGGATGAAGGAGAAAGCCATCAAAAGTCTTATGTGTTATAACCCAGAATGGCTTCGGATAGGGTTATACGTTATATGGGGTGGGGACTCTTTGTTGCCAAGTGGTGATGTCGGTTCTGACCAAGAAATTGCATTTTTGAGAATGGTAGTTGAAAAACAATTTTTCTCTCACACTGGTCTAGCAAAAACATATGCTTATAATAAGCAAGTTGAGGGGTTGTACCGCCCAGGATATTATGAAAAGTTAGGAAATATCATATTGAAAAGAATTTTGTTGCTTGCCATGATAGTTGACAGAGCCAAATCTCAGACCAGCCTCCCCCTTAAATATGGTATTGATGGGCTAGATGGTGGATCACCACTATTGTTTTCCTCAAAATCCAATATTAAATCAAGCCGCCAATTAATTACAGGTAATATCATGTTTCTCGATGTTCGTGTTTTTGCCCGTGCTTTTCTAATCTGTTAATTGTTGTTAATGCTAGTTTGTGGGCTGACCTTTTTCTCTTcgtcttttttgtttttgtttttgttttttcttaaaaattagAATTCTTATCTTCTGATGTGATGCACGGGGAAGGTAATCTTCTTGCACATCTTGTGATTGTTGGGTATAAACTATCGTATCAACAAGTAAGCAATTTCACCAGTCATGTTTTTCTTATATTGTGCAATAATGTTATCTGATATTATACGTCcttttatgaaattaaaattattttctttcttaAATAGATGCACTTTAGTTTTCACTAGCTTGATGTGGCAGTCATTTTTGTATGTTGCAGAGTTCTTTGGTTGAATATGATTTCAAAATCACCGACATATTTGAAGATCTCCGAGATGGGGTCCGGCTTTGTAGAGCCATTCAGCTTCTAAAACATGATCCCTCAATTCTCATGGTttgatgaatattgaattcgTTATTGTCTTGGTTTATGTTTTTCAGTATATAATGAAGGTAACTGTGGATTTCTTACTTTTTGTTGAATAGAAAATGTTAGTTCCATCTGATACTCAGAAGAAAAGTCTGGTTAATTGTGGTGTTGCACTAGAATATTTGAATCAGGCTGCAGTACCATTGCTTGATGAAGAAGGAATTGAGATTAttggagaggatgttgtaaatGGAGACAAGGAGCTTACAATTTCCTTGCTATGGAACATGTTTGTTCACTTACAGGTAGGTTCagtttttcttaaattttatacATTTGGTGTACTTCGTatctaaattcaaaaaaatataattgaatTAGTGGTTTTCTTTTTCACATCATTGAATGTTCAATCACCAATTTAAGGTGATTCGCTGAATGTAGTAAGCAGCCTAATTTAACATGTGTGTTATATACAGTTACCTCTCTTAATCAACAGGAAGCTTTTATTAGAAGAAATTTCAAATATTCGAGGAGTATTTATGGTATGCTTCAGTCATTATTACAAATTTACTGCCTTATTATTAGATAGAATGAAACATTACATCTACCATTTAATTGTAAAATACATTTTACATACACGACAAAGTAATACTGAAACCATATTTGTATATATTAACCCAGAAAAACAGAAGATTGATTTAACATGTTTCTACCttgttgtttttaatttgttttagattttttctattttcgtctataaaatttagaattttttatGCGATTTTATAGGAAAATTCAAGCACCCTGACGCTCCTGGACTTGCTTCTTACTTGGATTCAGGTGTTTGGTTCAGTATGACATGATTTGATATTCTTTACAGattgattttcattttctaaACATCCAATGCAAGGTTGCCATCAACAAATTAaagagaaaattgattttaaaatatcatGGGAATCTTTACACAACATTTCTTCATACGTTTTTCACCTGACAACAATTTGAATCATAAAGTTACATAAAAagtagttatttatttatttatttattcaaaagtAGTTCTTTTCTGCTTACAGGCAATTTGTGAAACTTAtgggttgaaagttgaaaatcaaTCTTCCTTGTTGGATGGAAAGGCAATGTGGTGCTTGCTTGATTATTATTTTCGCATACAACATGGCCGTTCATGTTCCTCTAAGGTGGTCATTTATACCATTGATCCAAGTTTCATTGAACAAATATTGCATTAATTCATTCTTCGTCTCTTGAGGTCTTACATGTTCCTCTAAGGTGGTCATTTATACCATTGATCCAAGTTTCATTGAACAAATATTGCATGAATTCATTCTTCATCTCTTGAGGTCTTACAGGTCATTGATGGAACGAAAGTTGAAGTTTCAATTATGTCTGAAATTGAATATACAGATGCAGTGCACAACTTCATACTTTCTCAAAAGTTAACATCCTTGCTTGGAAACTTTCCTGAGGTAATAGGTTATTaaccatgttttttttttttacattattAACCATGAATTAAATTACACTTTTTGGTGCATATTGTCTCGTCTTGTGCTCAAGGTTGTGGCACGTTAATGTTTACAAACGCAAACTTGAATGCATGGAAATAATTCCTCCTATCATCGCattgaaataattaaaaatttattgtcACTATCAAGATGgaaaatgaatatttttataGTCAAACAGATAGGTCAAATTattcaccaaaaaaaaaataaatagaactACCCCTGAATAGTTGGCACAAGacaattaaaaaatttacatgAACAAAATAGTAGGATTTGTCATGAGATCGAGAAAATATACAGTTTCTGTATGGCATCAAAATCCAGATTGTAGGTCACTGGAGTAATGCTAAAAAACTAAGAAAGGGACAATGGCTAAGAGGGAGAAAAAGAATGAAAAATTTCATAAGATATTTTTAATTATCATGTAATACTCCGCTTTTATTAGGTAAAATATTCACCCCTTCCGTTTTGTCTGTTCCCATATCGGTCCATCTTCTTTCTCGTATGCTGAAATCGTCCCTACTCCCTAATGTTTGACAAATTAACCTATATACgtcatttatgttatgttcCTGTTAATATGTTAGGGATATGTTTGGGTCAATTTGTGTAACATTAAGGATGATTTAAATAAACAAGAAAGAAGAGGGTATTCCCTTGTTTTTATTAACATTAATATTCTATGTGAACTTCAAAGATAggtataaattattaaattagcCGTGGGATCACAAACCTTGTGAGTTCATAATTACATATTTTTCTCTGTTTTGGAGATACTGGAATACATATCGAGATTAATGAAACTTTTTTATTTTCGATTTTTAAAGTCAAGTTTTGGTTAAACCCACTAGAATTTGATGAATGGCTTGCAATGTGGGGCCATAATTTTCTTGATATAAACTCATAATGCTTGCTCACCTTCAATCATAGTTAACGCTATTTTTTCAGCTCATATGTCTTTATTGCATGTTGAAACATTGGTTTCTGGAAGCATATGCTCCAAATTGTCTAACACGTCCATAAATAATTCGAGTAACCTTTTATCTAAACATACATCTTGCTCTGACCAAATGTTATTTATCGAGGAGACATATAGGATATTCTTGCACTTATAGTACGAACTGAGAATTCTCAACTTCAATGCACAATTTACTTCCCAACATTTTACTTGGCACCTTTGTGAGTCTTAGTTGTTGGAAAACAATCCATAGTTAACCAAATATGGATACAATAGAGtcttgggttgaaaaaattaaTGGCACACAATTGCAACTTAAATTCTCTATGAGAGTATGTGACTGTTGAGAACCACTTAGAAAATTAACACATGGGTCATTTAGTGAATTTGTCTTACCTAAGCACTTATTTATGTGCCCAGATATTCTTACATTAATGCTTATAAAATTTAGCAATGATGTAATAGTATAAGATTCTACTGAATAAGGTGAATACCCATTTTCTCATGTTAGTTGACCAGGAATGGATTTAGATATTGAAATTGTATCATAAGAATGTATTTTATTATGTGTACTCATTGGCTTTCAGATAGACCatatcattatatatatgtgtcATTTATGCGCATACGAATATAGTATGCAAAAAGAAAATGTATCATTTATTGAACACCTAATATCATGTAGAAAGTTGTTATAAATCCCATAGTGACTGTGTGGCTAGTTGGCACCTAGTTTATTAGTTCTTCTAGTACATTCAGTATTGTAGAAATTTTCTTTTTGGATGttttcatttaatttatgtAGACATGGTACTGCTGGATGCAGGTTTTACAAGTCAGTGACATACTCGAACATAATGGTGCATGTAATGGACAGAGTGTAATTATCCTCTTGGTGTTTCTCTCGGTTCAGTTTCTTGTAAAAAGAAACATGGTATTGTTCTTAACACATTCCATTGCTGAGCATTGTCTCTTGAATTTCGGTGACGATTTTGCAATTTGGTTTTTCATTGTAGGATGAGATTAATTTGCATAAGTTGTTGGGCTTCCAGTGTCAAAGTCCTAATGACAGATGCATAAGTATAGAAAAAGGTGCATTCTAGTTTCTGTATCTACTGGAGTGCTGCAATTATTCTCAATAAATCATGTTTGTTTGAAATAAATATGAACTGGAAAGTACCATCTTGTTAAAAAATATGGTGATAGGATATTGATTGGCTTGTCGTATCCCTTGTAAAAGTTCAGTGCACATTGAAAAATTAGGTTCAGTTTGTGATCTTTTTAATACGAATGATATTCGGGTACTTCATTGTACAAGTGATGAATTCATCCTTTTGTGATGCATATGccaaaattttgaatggtgAGAAATTAAATTGTGATCCAGTGTATTCACACTAATAGTTTGCTTAATTAGCTACCCCTAttgttttttatataaatatataataagttGTCAGTAGAAATTCTAACTTGTTATTGCTTCATTTCGCTATCATAATTAACCCAGATGGAGCGAATGATTTTAAGGCAATAATGTCATGGTGGCAAGAGATGGCTCAGCAGAATGGCAAGTGCAATATGAAGTCAACTACTTTTTCCACGCAATGCTTCTTGACTGGCAGAAAGAATATGAACAAAGTTCAAAAGGGTAATATATGATGCGAAAGACAAAAATCTCTACATTATTTGTATTAATTGCTGCAAATTTAAAGGATTGAGTATTTCTAAATACATTGAGAATATTTTATGTTACATAGGTGACTGGACAAAACATCATTTTCTGCATTGCCTTTTGATCTGGCTTAGACatttttgtataaaaaatattttagaaatTCGCAACCAAAAATTTCAGGTTTATCACGAAAATTTATTGGAAAGCCATACTCTTTTTAATTCTATTTATAAAAATTGTctataaataattatttctcGTGTTGATTACATGTCCAAAACCTTCATGAATCGTCCATTCCACTGTACTTTGAAGTCATTGATGTTTTGATGCTTAACTTGATAACCAACTATATGTTACTATTTCAGACAATGCTGCCACGATAATACAGTCTCATTTTAGGCAATTTGTTGCACGTCAAAATTATTTGAGGTTGATGGAAGCTGCTCTTCTCTTGCAAAGTGCCGCGTTGGCTTGGTTGtgtttgaagaaaaatataccTGTGATGGAGCTTCGGGCGAGAGATGAACAATCATCATTATCTAGTGCGTATTTTTGCTGAGTGATCATAGCCTAGGcattgaatttttattcttgTATCCCTGTCTTATGTTTTAACTGTACAATTCAGCTAGGAGAGAGCATCTCGGAAAGTTTGGAGCACGCTTTAGTTCTATGGTTGGCAGGAATTACTTCAACTCGAATAAGTATGTCACCACTATTCAACATGCCATGGGAAACTGGAGCACTCAGAGTGATTATGATGAAAATACATGCTGTCAACAAAGTTATGCTACAAATCTCGTCAATGCTGCAAGTGTTATTCAAAGTCACATTCGTGGCTGCATTGTGAGGTATAGGTTTGGTCAAATGGTTGCTCAGAAAGGGGAGTCTTCTGTTCTGTCCAAAGATATGATGAATAGTTTGCATAACAAAGCAGCGCTAACAATTCAGGATGCTTGGAGAAAATTCTTATTTtggaaaaataatcaaattgaGCAGAATGCTGCAATTAAAATTCAGAGTTATTTCCGTGGTTGGTTGATGAGAAGGTATTTTGCATGCAAGAAGCAAGGAGCAATAACAATTCAAAGGGGTTTCCGATTTTTCAGATGTAGGTGGCACTTCCATGTCCAAAGGAAGGAAAATGCTTCTGCAATTATCCTTCAATCTTATGCCCGTGGATGGATGGCTCGTAGAAAAGCTAATAGAGAAAAGCATCTAATTATTAAGATTCAGGTAAGTGGTTCCCTAATTGTTGAGTATCTTGAGTGTTTTTTTTAGTTGATCTTTTGAGTGGTTTTTATCATCTCTTTCTTGTAGCAACAGCATGTAGATTATTCAAATAAAAGACATACTACTGAACGGAATACTCTTCAGCCTTATGGTCTATTGCAAATAATTAACTAGTTTTTGAAATGGGTTTTCGCTTCTTTATATAATGAGGCTTACTCTCCTGGCAATGTCACTTGGATGATTGCCAACTAACAGTGTCAGTTCCACATATGGTTTTAGAAGTAGGAAACTCAGAAGTGAAAtgttttaccttcgtatttttCATGCTCCTATGATGAACAAATTAATCAAATTTGCCATCCTTGCCGAAAATGTCAAGTTGGCTAACTTATAGACATTAACAACTGGCCAAAAGACATATAACTAGGTTTGTGACTTATTGGTTAAATTCATTGTTTCTTGACGATAAACATGGTGGCATATAGCAAAAGAAGTTCCTAGAGGATGCTAGTAGGAGAATCCAAAGTGCTTTTGTGTGCATGCGACTTCGTAAGGCATTCCTTGCTCAAAAGAATTCGGCGATAGACATCCAACGATTTGTTAGAGGGGACGTCTGTAGGAAAAGGCTCCTTGGTAAGTTATCTTTATCTAAAGTCTgtcttttttattgtttttgtttgcatgtcTACTTACCTTAATTGCATATTTACATTACATATCCAATACAGGAGCATCCTGCAGCTATCAAAGTGCATCAAAGCATATCGTTTATGGTTTTGAAATCAAAATGTTTCTTCAATCAGTTAAGAAGGTTCAAAGATGGTGGAGGGATGTTCTGAGAACCAAGCAGATGACAAAGTCTGCCATTGTTATACAGTCCCATTTTCGAGCATGGAATGCCAAGCAAATGGTCAAGAGAGAGAAAAAACAGGTGGTTGTGATTCAAGTAAGTTAAAGTTATGTTCCTGGATTACTTTAGTTTCCTACCATTAAACATGGCGGCATCTATAAAAGGCTATGTTGTTGACATGTGGATCAGAGATACTGTCGTGGGTGGTTGCAAAGGAAAAAGTTGTACCAAAATGCGGCTGCTAGGAGTATCCAAAGTGCTTTCCTTTGCATGAAACGTCGTAAGGCATTCAATACTCAGGCTCATGCTGCTACAGAAATCCAGCGGTTTGTCAGAGGGGAGAATAGTAGGAAAAGGCTTCTAGGTATCTCTATTTCTTAGTGAAGTCTGTGTATTTTGCTGACTATTCCTGTTGCCAATTCTATTGACCTTTCACGTACAGGAGCATCCTGCTGCTATCTGAACACATCTAGGTATATTTTCCATGGTCTTGAATTCAAAATATTTCTTTTATCAGTTGTGAAGTTGCAAAGATGGTGGAGGGTTTTTCTGGAAGCCAAGCGACAAACAGAGTCGGCTATTGTTATCCAATCACATTTTCGAGGATGGGTGGCAATGAAAATGGGAAAGACACGGAAGAAACATGTGGTTGTTATTCAAGTGAGTGCAGTCATATTCCTTTATGATTTGGTTTTCGACATTGCACATCTTGGTAACAATAAAACACTTGTTGATACTTGATATGGATCAGAGTCACTGTCGTGGATGGTTACTAAGAAAGAAGTTGTTAATCCTTGATGCTGCTGCCAAGAGGATCCAAAGTGCTTTCCTTCGCATGAGAATGCACAACACATACATTGCT
Proteins encoded:
- the LOC140882959 gene encoding uncharacterized protein, giving the protein MESRNRKPNADSSPLPNPPATSVFRDLSNFRTPKNHPRIPKFPSSPSSHQSQYFTTSRKTPSSSSRSCFKTSALKSKAARKLKAVEIEQLKSARKVQMEKEKSLRSLSKSLTVWLNFLYEDPISCECDTAKITGEFDASRQVGVTKDSLVNNGKRDIGPSHEVGVDGPWRGPKRQRLSWRGEESEEGEGISDSMLSGLRNSLQEICSFEDLKTRMRMHLSLASCKEIFVAMSQVTKIIDDGRLKMRANCPIVSDVGMKEKAIKSLMCYNPEWLRIGLYVIWGGDSLLPSGDVGSDQEIAFLRMVVEKQFFSHTGLAKTYAYNKQVEGLYRPGYYEKLGNIILKRILLLAMIVDRAKSQTSLPLKYGIDGLDGGSPLLFSSKSNIKSSRQLITEFLSSDVMHGEGNLLAHLVIVGYKLSYQQSSLVEYDFKITDIFEDLRDGVRLCRAIQLLKHDPSILMKMLVPSDTQKKSLVNCGVALEYLNQAAVPLLDEEGIEIIGEDVVNGDKELTISLLWNMFVHLQLPLLINRKLLLEEISNIRGVFMENSSTLTLLDLLLTWIQAICETYGLKVENQSSLLDGKAMWCLLDYYFRIQHGRSCSSKVIDGTKVEVSIMSEIEYTDAVHNFILSQKLTSLLGNFPEVLQVSDILEHNGACNGQSVIILLVFLSVQFLVKRNMDEINLHKLLGFQCQSPNDRCISIEKDGANDFKAIMSWWQEMAQQNGKCNMKSTTFSTQCFLTGRKNMNKVQKDNAATIIQSHFRQFVARQNYLRLMEAALLLQSAALAWLCLKKNIPVMELRARDEQSSLSTRREHLGKFGARFSSMVGRNYFNSNKYVTTIQHAMGNWSTQSDYDENTCCQQSYATNLVNAASVIQSHIRGCIVRYRFGQMVAQKGESSVLSKDMMNSLHNKAALTIQDAWRKFLFWKNNQIEQNAAIKIQSYFRGWLMRRYFACKKQGAITIQRGFRFFRCRWHFHVQRKENASAIILQSYARGWMARRKANREKHLIIKIQQKKFLEDASRRIQSAFVCMRLRKAFLAQKNSAIDIQRFVRGDVCRKRLLGASCSYQSASKHIVYGFEIKMFLQSVKKVQRWWRDVLRTKQMTKSAIVIQSHFRAWNAKQMVKREKKQVVVIQRYCRGWLQRKKLYQNAAARSIQSAFLCMKRRKAFNTQAHAATEIQRFVRGENSRKRLLGASCCYLNTSRYIFHGLEFKIFLLSVVKLQRWWRVFLEAKRQTESAIVIQSHFRGWVAMKMGKTRKKHVVVIQSHCRGWLLRKKLLILDAAAKRIQSAFLRMRMHNTYIAQKHAAVELQRFVRGENDRKRLFGAFCCDHNASKNIFFPSLNFKIFLQSIKKLQRCWRKFLRTKKETNSAVIIQSHFQGWIAREMVKKEKQRVVVIQSYWKGYLVRKHAEGHLQDLRSRMQKSASNIDDSMRLINRLVAALSELLNIRSVSGILHTCATLDVATKHSQRCCEVLVAVGAIGTILKLIRSMSRSIPDQEVLKHALSTLRNLAHYPHLTEILIENHGCVEAVFWEFLRNKEEGYFIASELLKRICRSEKGLNAIRNLPAYLKRLNNLAEELTRKAGNEKGYLRHSVARERVDKRLKEAVKLLELIKNS